AAACCAAAGATTTTATAGAAAATACAAATATTTTTATATATCCTGGTTACAAACATAATATTGTTGATGCATTAATTACTAATTTTCATGTTCCTGAATCTACATTGATTATGTTAGTAGCTTCTTTTTTAGGTTATAAAAATACTATGAATGCTTATTCTGAAGCTATAAAAAATAAATATCGTTTTTTAAGTTATGGTGATGCGATGTATGTTACATATAACAAATTTGCTAAATATGAAAAAATTTAACTTGATATATTTCAAAAAAATTTTATAAATACTCTGGAGATAAAATGGATTTTAAAATTTTTCATCAAGATGGTAATGCTAGATATGGTGCATTTAGTTTTAATAAAGATATAATAGAAACACCTATTTTTATGCCAGTTGGTACTTATGGTAGTGTCAAAAGTCTCAGTACAGAAGAAATTAAAAATACAGGCAGTAAAATTATTTTATCTAATGCGTTTCATTTAAATTTAAGACCGGGTCAAGAAATAATAAAATTACACGGTACGCTACATGATTTTATGAATTGGTCAGGACCTATCCTTACTGATTCTGGAGGATTTCAAGTTTTTAGTCTGTCAAAATTTTGTAAAGTTGATAAAGAAGGAGTTATTTTTAAAAATCATATCAATGGTAAAAATTTTTTTCTAACTCCAGAAATATCCATGAAAATTCAGTTTAATTTAGGTTCTAATATTGTTATGATTTTTGATCAATGTATTGCATACACACGTAATTGGGAACAAACAAAAAATGCCATGGAAAGATCTTTATCTTGGGCTGAAAAAAGTCGTTTATACTTTGACATTCATAAAAATAAAAATTTATTATTTGGTATTATTCATGGCGGTATATATCGATCTTTGCGTGATATTTCATTAAAAGAGTTAATTAAAATAGATTTTGATGGATATGCATTAGGTGGTTTAGCTGTTGGAGAATCAAAAAAAGAATTGTATGAATTATTAGATTATATTTGTCCTCAAATGCCAAAACATAAACCCAGATATTTAATGGGAGTAGGAAAACCAGAAGATTTAGTGGAAGGAGTTAGTCGTGGTATAGATATGTTTGATTGCGTTATTCCTACTCGTAATGCTAGAAATGGATATCTATTCGTTACAAACGGTATAATTAAGATTAGAAATAAAAAATATAAAGAAGATTTATCTGTATTAGATGATACTTGTACTTGTTATACTTGTAAGAATTATACAAGGTCTTATTTACATCATTTAGATTCTTGTAACGAGATGTTGGGAGCTCGTTTGAATACAATACATAATTTACATTATTATCAGACATTAATGTTTAATATAAGAACTTCAATAAAATTGAATAAGTTCAATGAATTTCTTTTCAATTTTTATCATCAGAAAAAAAATAATATTTAAAATATACAGGAGATGAGACATGAGTTTTTTTATTCAAAATGCTAACGCAGTAGTAAATGAATCATCAGAAGGTAATTCATATTCTCTT
The sequence above is a segment of the Buchnera aphidicola str. G002 (Myzus persicae) genome. Coding sequences within it:
- the tgt gene encoding tRNA guanosine(34) transglycosylase Tgt — encoded protein: MDFKIFHQDGNARYGAFSFNKDIIETPIFMPVGTYGSVKSLSTEEIKNTGSKIILSNAFHLNLRPGQEIIKLHGTLHDFMNWSGPILTDSGGFQVFSLSKFCKVDKEGVIFKNHINGKNFFLTPEISMKIQFNLGSNIVMIFDQCIAYTRNWEQTKNAMERSLSWAEKSRLYFDIHKNKNLLFGIIHGGIYRSLRDISLKELIKIDFDGYALGGLAVGESKKELYELLDYICPQMPKHKPRYLMGVGKPEDLVEGVSRGIDMFDCVIPTRNARNGYLFVTNGIIKIRNKKYKEDLSVLDDTCTCYTCKNYTRSYLHHLDSCNEMLGARLNTIHNLHYYQTLMFNIRTSIKLNKFNEFLFNFYHQKKNNI